In a genomic window of Helianthus annuus cultivar XRQ/B chromosome 10, HanXRQr2.0-SUNRISE, whole genome shotgun sequence:
- the LOC110884040 gene encoding histone H1, with product MATEEPIVATEPTVAEPAAAGDTATEAPPAETEAKDAKVKKTKKASAPRKAKKPALHPPYFEMIKEAIVTLKERNGSSQYAIAKFIEEKQKNLPASFKKTLLTQLKKFVAGGKLVKVKASYKLPAAKSASASAPAKKKPAAKKKAPAKKKVAAASKPKAAAKPKAKAPAKAKPAAKAKPAAKAKPAAKAKPAAKAKPAAKAKPVVKAKPAAKPKAAAAPAKKKAAAKPAAKAAKTSTRTSPGKKAAVKKTPAKKAAPVAKKAAAAPKRGGATTRKGKK from the exons ATGGCGACGGAAGAACCGATTGTTGCGACTGAGCCTACTGTGGCGGAGCCGGCCGCCGCCGGCGACACGGCGACGGAAGCTCCTCCGGCTGAAACCGAGGCTAAGGATGCGAAAGTGAAGAAGACGAAGAAAGCTTCTGCTCCACGAAAAGCTAAAAAACCTGCTCTACATCCTCCGTACTTTGAG ATGATTAAGGAAGCGATTGTGACGTTGAAGGAGAGAAATGGATCGAGTCAGTATGCGATAGCTAAGTTTATCGAAGAGAAGCAGAAGAATCTTCCGGCGAGTTTTAAGAAGACGTTGTTGACTCAATTGAAGAAGTTTGTTGCCGGAGGTAAGCTGGTCAAAGTCAAAGCTTCTTACAAGCTACCAGCGGCTAAATCTGCTAGTGCATCAGCTCCGGCGAAGAAGAAGCCAGCTGCGAAGAAGAAAGCACCGGCTAAGAAGAAGGTAGCCGCAGCTTCCAAACCTAAGGCTGCAGCTAAGCCGAAAGCCAAAGCTCCAGCTAAAGCCAAGCCGGCTGCAAAAGCTAAGCCAGCTGCGAAGGCTAAACCGGCTGCAAAGGCAAAGCCGGCTGCGAAAGCTAAACCGGCTGCAAAGGCTAAGCCGGTTGTGAAGGCGAAACCAGCTGCTAAGCCGAAAGCGGCAGCAGCTCCTGCGAAGAAGAAGGCAGCTGCGAAGCCGGCGGCTAAGGCTGCAAAGACTTCTACTAGAACGTCACCGGGGAAGAAAGCTGCGGTGAAGAAGACACCGGCTAAGAAGGCGGCGCCGGTGGCTAAGAAAGCAGCGGCTGCGCCGAAGAGAGGTGGGGCCACCACAAGAAAAGGGAAGAAGTGA